The DNA region GATATTATGAAATCATTCGTTGAATCAGTTTCTCGCCTTAATGATCAGCCATTGTTAAGCAGATTCCATTATTCCTTAACAAATGCAGGGGAACTTGAAAAGGTGATTTAAATTAAAGTACAACATTAGCATTGACAACAATTTAAATGATTATCACATGCCATATCCATagatcaaaaaaggaaaaaagaaaaaattaaaaaggcaGTAATGCAGCATATAGTTACCAGCTACACCGAAGTATGTATGGTAGACATCTACAGCATCATCTGGTCTATCAGAAATTCCTCCATTTTCCATATCCTGAGATTTTTGACAAACCACATCTCAGAGAaattaaaatcattcaaaataataatgcAGAAATAAGATACAGGACCAACACCCTGGATTTCCCAACATGCCTAATTTGAATCCACATAGTAGCCTATTCAAACCTGGCAGTCCAAGATGAACTCAACAAGCTTTTCCTTATTGATCCAATGAACCCTGTCTATCATGATCAAGCTAGAAAGAACCCACCACGAGTAGCAGACCTGAAGTATGCAACAAAATCAAtgagaaagattaaaaaatgatCAATGTCTCGAAAACTAAGTCTCaattgaaagaataaaaagataCACTGGCATCAGGAAGTTTCTCAGGACAGCCATTAAGAGCTCCAGATTTAACTTGCCGCTCACATAACCACCACCCAAGAAGGTCCTTGTCAATATGATGCAATGACCCCATTATAGCAAGTGCACCCACTCAACAGAAAACTGCAGAACAATTAAGCAGAGaagtttttttagatttcaagcCTAGATTTGACATGCAGACAAATCTCAAGTCATAATTGTTCACAGGAAttgttttttgataggtaaataagagattttattAGAAAGAAGGAATGCACCTCCACTACACAAGATGCATGCTGGAGATACAGAATTATGACATATTACAAGAGTCTAGGAAATCAAACAAATTGGAGCTCAAGGTTTTTAAGAACCTAACATTTCAGATTTGGAGAATAAAAATTTTGGGTCTAACATACAGACGATACCAGTTATACCACTTATCAATCAGCTTCACCTTGAAGTGATTAATGTTCAACACTTTTTAACTCAACTTATTtagttcaaagagtttaagaTTGCAGGTTTGGTGAAATGAAATCAAAGAGTTTCAAGCAGCTTGAGTGAAATATCCAGCTCTAATGGAAAGTGAGGCACTTGATAAGCTAAAGgttaaaaatacattattttCAAGTTTCAGCTGGAATTTATTGTGGAAGCTCTTCGGTGAACGTGAtcacaaagatgagaagtcacATATAACTGTTTTAATCACTAAATACTTTTCTTCTGATTACAACACAGACTACTCAATTATGATGTGTATATATACAGGATAAGGctataaaacaaacaaagctaTTCAAACTTCACATAAGACCAGGTGGTGTGGATatttaatcatcaaaaaaataaaagatcaaGTTATATTGAGCACTTGATaacttaaaaatcaaattctcTAACATAGCTTTTTTCAACTTTTGATTCCTAGAAAGGCAAGTTATTCAAGCTCAACTACCACCAGCTCAAGAAGCTCACTCAAAATAGATCATGAGATGATAGAGTGGGCTTGATGCGAATTGAACCCATTGATGCATGCCACATCCTACTGGTGAGACCATGGTTATATGACAATGACATGATCCATCACAATAGAGCCAATAATAATTCATTCCGAAAGAGTAACAAAAACTATACCTTGCATCCTCTCAAGGAAGAAGTCACTAATTCCTCTAAATTCAGTAAGGTTTTCGTTTTATTAAGAATCAATTCAGTAAGGTTAATGGCTTCTTGTCACAGCAAAGTTTGAAGCTGAGACACATATGGGACTTATTTATGCCTCAGTTTCCAAAGTTCGAAAAAAAGTCCAGCTTTAGACTTTGATGATGATCTCTTTGAGATTCAGTAACTCTTAAAGTACCACAAGAAGCTAGTTGGTGATTAATTACTGCAATGTTTGCCAGCATTTAGAAGCACTCAGCATGCTACTGATTTAATACCAGGGACAGCTTCGCCAAATCTGCCTACCTATAGAATGTCCCTCTACAATGACCTGAAATGCAAAGACAGGTTGAGGAGTTAATTGTCAAAGGTTTTGCGGGCAAGAGCAAAAGCGCTTGTGCTGTCCCGCCTTGCTTACACCTAAAAAGGATGATTTATGGAAGATGTGTATGGATAGCAGGGCCATTAATAAGAATCACAATCAGCTAGAAAATATGCTCGACAAGTTAGTTGGAACAAAGGTGTTCTCCAAAATAGATTTGAAGAGTAGGTACCCATACCATCATATTAGAATGGGGACTACTGAATGAGCTTACAAGTGGCTATTAATGTCATGTCAACTCTCTAATGCCCCAAACACTTTCATGTGGGATATGACCTTTTCTTGGGATCATTTGTAgttgtttattttgatgataaaTTGATATATCATCAAACTGAAGAAGAGCAATTGAGTCATTTGCATCAAGTGTTGGCGGTTGTTCACAACAGAAACCCTATGTAAACTTGAAGAAGTGATCTTTCTTGTGCCACGAAGCTGTGTTCCTTGGCTTTGTTGCGTAGACAGATGGATTGCAACCGGATCCTGAGAAGGTGCGAGCTATCAAAGATTGGTCTGTGCCACAATCCATGGCCAATGTTTGTACTGATTAGCTTCATTTTACATGAGAtttcatatatgtgtgtgtgtgtgtaataaatataaaaaattcagcGCAATCATGAATTCTATCACTGAGTGCTTTAGAGGGAGTTGATTTCCAGTGGTCCAAATCAGCACAAAGGGCCTTTGAACATATCAAAACATTGATGACAGAAGCTCCTGTTACTGCACTACCATATTTTGGGAAACTTTTTATTGTGGAGTGGCATAGGACATATTGGGGAATTTGTCTACAGTGCTTCTGGTGGGTTTAGGGTTAGGAGAACTGGTGGGGTCTAAGGTTTAGAATTGTTGGAGAACAAGTTTTGTGGTTGTATTAGAAATTAATAGTGGCTTAATAAGTTATTTGATGGATATTTGGTAGAATAAAGTATGTGagattttagggttttgataggtaaaagaaTGTACTTGATTTGGGGTTCTAGTAGTATTAGGACTCCTAGTTTGACTAGTAAACCAAGATCTAATATAACAGTACCTTGGgcacaaagaaaataaaacctaagACACTAAGGATCTCCTAGAAAATTATAAACTCTATTAAACTACCAAAATATCCTTAATTCACAGGAATTGTAGAAATTACATATTTGCCCAACTACAAAATTGACCATaactattacaataaaattccacataaaaaatataaaataaattaactgTTTTAGCCCTAAAAGACTCATGCCTAGACCCTTAAAACCACAACTTTTACTTCAATTGGACTTCACACGTGAATTTTATAAAATCAGAATCAGAAAAATTTGCAAAGTCATAGCAAATCATTCATCCATGGCTGCATCAGGAGTGTAATGCTACACACAGGAATGGGACTGTTCTTAGTCGAGGGAAGGCAAGTGGAGTCTTTCGCTGAAAACTTAATTGATGCTAAATGTCACTATTCACCATTGGCAACATTACTTGGCATACCAAGAATTTGTGGTATACTTGAATCATCGAACATTGAGATATTTGAATTCTTAGAAAAAGCTTAATTAACATCACGTAGGGTGGAGTTCTTTCCTTCAAGAGTTCAATTTCTCACTAAAATACAAGACTGGTGAGTGTAATAAAGTTGTAGATGCTTTGAGTAGGCAATCCTTGATGCTAAAAGTGATGACAACCCAAAGTTATTGATTTTGTAGAGTTAAAGAACCAATATGAAAATGATCCATATTTTGGCTAAATCATAGCCCAATTGTGAGAACCAAAAGGAGTATGTTGAGATGGCTACTTATTCAAGGGCAATCAGTTGTGCATTCTAGAAAGATCCTTGCTTAAGCAGATTGTTAGAGAACTTCATGGTAATgggtggggggaggggggggatTTTGGTAGAGACAGGACATTGACAATAGAATATGATCGTTATTTCTGGACAGGAATGTACAAAGATGTGGTTAGGTTTCTAAGACATTGTCAAGCATGCCAATTTGGTAAGGGGGTTTCACAAAATGCCAGCTTGTACACACCATTGCCTGAACCTAATGCTCCTTGCTCCTTGGGTTTATTTGAGTATGGAATTCATGTTGGGACTCCACATGACTCCATCCTTGTCATGCTTGATTGTTATTTCAAGATGGTGCACTTCATCCCTTGCTCCAAAACTTTTGATGCTACACATAttgctaatttatttttcaaagagGCGGTGAGACCATAGTTACAAAACTGAACCAAGCATTGAACTGTCAAAAGAGTGGTATGATGGCTCACTGGTTCAACCATTGGACTAATAACTGATTTATTTGAAGATATGTAAATACGTACGTacgtatgtgtgtgtgtgtgtgtgtgtaaaaagaAAT from Castanea sativa cultivar Marrone di Chiusa Pesio chromosome 6, ASM4071231v1 includes:
- the LOC142641584 gene encoding geranylgeranyl transferase type-2 subunit beta 1-like isoform X3; its protein translation is MGSLHHIDKDLLGWWLCERQVKSGALNGCPEKLPDASVCYSWWVLSSLIMIDRVHWINKEKLVEFILDCQDMENGGISDRPDDAVDVYHTYFGVAGLPLLEYLGLKAIDPAYALPIDVVNRNFFGRGIRCLIYL
- the LOC142641584 gene encoding geranylgeranyl transferase type-2 subunit beta 1-like isoform X1 produces the protein MGSLHHIDKDLLGWWLCERQVKSGALNGCPEKLPDASVCYSWWVLSSLIMIDRVHWINKEKLVEFILDCQDMENGGISDRPDDAVDVYHTYFGVAGLPLLEYLGLKAIDPAYALPIDVVNRNFFGRALLEVVECVTSCEGIVQGLLCH
- the LOC142641584 gene encoding geranylgeranyl transferase type-2 subunit beta 1-like isoform X2, with the protein product MGSLHHIDKDLLGWWLCERQVKSGALNGCPEKLPDASVCYSWWVLSSLIMIDRVHWINKEKLVEFILDCQDMENGGISDRPDDAVDVYHTYFGVAGLPLLEYLGLKAIDPAYALPIDVVNRNFFGSLGLSFWIEVKLGSDCRQ